GGCGGCCAGCTCCAGCAGTTCCAGTCGCAGGTCGTCGAGCGGCTGCCCGCAGCGGATGCCGAGACCCTCGACCGCTTCCACCTCATGCCCACCTGCGGCACGCAGTACTACCGGCTCGAGGACGGCGGCGTCCGCACGGTGTACGCGCACGCGCTCACCGATGACGAGAAGTCCCGCGCGCTGGCTGCCGTCGAAGAGGAGGCGCGCCGCCTCGGCCTCTGGGAGGCCGAGCCCTGGGGCGACATCCTCGAGGATCGCGGCTCGCAGATCACTTTCTCCGCTCTCGGCCAGACCGCTCCCCTGGAGGCGAAGATGGCCTGGGACCCGACGGGCGAGAAGAAGAACGCGCTCCGCGACGCGGTCGCCGCGCGCATCCCCGACCTCGAGGTCCGCTCGGGCGGCTCAACGTCGGTCGACATCACCCACCGCGGGATCGACAAGGCGTACGGCATGCGTAAGCTCGCCGAGGTCACCGACATCCCCCTCGACGACATGCTGTTCATCGGCGACCGCCTCGACGAGCACGGCAATGACTACCCCGTCCTGGCAATGGGCGTGACCTGCCAGGCCGTGGACGGCTGGGAGCACACGGCCGCCTACCTCGCCGAGCTCATCCCGACGCTCCCGCGTCGCTGACGTCAGCCGTCGACAGCCACGACGGCGGTCGACGGGGCAGGCATGCCGGCATCCGCGTAGTAGGCGGTGATGTGGGCGCGCACGAGCTCACGAGCGCGCTCCGCGTCGCCCGACTCGATCGCACCGAGGATGTCACCGTGCTCGCGGTGCAGTCGCTCGACGGTCGCGTCCCAATCGGAGATCCGACGCGCGCCGGCGCGGATGTAGTTCTCGATCGTCGTGCGAAGACCGGCCATCGTCGCGGCGACGACGAGGTTGCCCGCGGCATCCGTCAAACGCAGGTGGAACTGCGCGTCGAGCGCGAGGAAATCGTCTGCCGTCAGCTGCTCGTCCTCCATGGCGGCGAGTGTCGCCCGGGCTTCGGCGAGATCGGGCTCGTCGAGATCGGCCAGGTGGGCGACCGCCCACTCCTCCAGCAGGAGCCGCGTCTCATACACGTCGGGGATGGGAAAACCGTGCGCCGCGACCTGCAGACGCAGCAACTGTGCGAGACCACCGTGCGGGGTCGCCGTGACGATCGCGCCCGCGGTGGGGCCTGAGCCCGTCGCCGTCCGGATGAGACCCATAACCTCGAGCACCCGCAGGGCCTCGCGCACGCTCGACCGCCCCACCCCGAGGGTGGCCGCGAGTTCGCGCTCCGGCGGCAGTCGGTCGCCCGGCCCGAGAGCACCGCTGAGCAGGTCGGCCTCGATCTTCTCGAGCACGACGCGCCAGGCGCGGGCTGGGGTGTTCTCCGTCATCGTCGGCTTCTCATTCCGTCGTCCCTATATGGTCAGGCCACACTAGCGCACCGGCGACGGACCGGCAATAATCGCCGGACCGGGGAGACACGGGCCTACTCTCGGACCATGCACCCCCTCCTGCTCGTCATCGTCCTCGCCGCCGTCGCGTCCGCCTTCTGCTGGGTGGCGTCGCTCGTCAGCGGGGACACCTCCTGGGTGGACCGTCTGTGGTCGATCGTCCCCGTGGCGTACGTCTGGGTGTTCGCGGTGTCCGCGGTCGCGGACGACGCAGACGCGGGGCGCCTGATTCTGATGGCCGTCCTCGTGACCGCGGGGGGTGCGCGACTGACCTTCAACTTCGCGCGCAAGGGCGGCTACTCCGGCGTCGAGGACTACCGTTGGGCGATCCTGCGCGGGCGCATGTCGCCGATACTGTTCCAGGTCTTCAACCTGCTGTTCATCGTGCTCTATCAGATGACACTGCTCGTGCTCATCACGCTGCCTGCGGCGATGGCGAGGACTCATCCGGCTCCGCTGACGGCGGCCGATGTGATCATCACCGTGCTCTTCGTCGGTTTTCTCCTCGGCGAGAGCGTCGCCGATCAGCAGCAGTGGGACTTCCACCGGGCGAAGGCACGCGGTACTGCGGACGGCTTCCTCACGACGGGCCTGTTCGCCTACAGTCGGCATCCGAACTTCTTCTTCGAGCAGGCGCAGTGGTGGGCGTTCTACGCGTTCGGTGCCACCGCCGCCGTCGCCTCCGGAGGCGGCGTGTGGGGCGGCGTGATCAACCCGACGATCGTCGGCGCGATCCTGCTGACGCTCCTGTTCGTGGGATCGACCGTGTTCACCGAGTCGATCTCGGCCGAGAAGTACCCCGCCTACGCGCAGTATCAG
The DNA window shown above is from Microbacterium laevaniformans and carries:
- a CDS encoding FadR/GntR family transcriptional regulator, encoding MTENTPARAWRVVLEKIEADLLSGALGPGDRLPPERELAATLGVGRSSVREALRVLEVMGLIRTATGSGPTAGAIVTATPHGGLAQLLRLQVAAHGFPIPDVYETRLLLEEWAVAHLADLDEPDLAEARATLAAMEDEQLTADDFLALDAQFHLRLTDAAGNLVVAATMAGLRTTIENYIRAGARRISDWDATVERLHREHGDILGAIESGDAERARELVRAHITAYYADAGMPAPSTAVVAVDG
- a CDS encoding HAD-IIB family hydrolase, whose translation is MTTPRLIAFDLDDTLAPSKSAIDPRIGELLLELAARVEVAIISGGQLQQFQSQVVERLPAADAETLDRFHLMPTCGTQYYRLEDGGVRTVYAHALTDDEKSRALAAVEEEARRLGLWEAEPWGDILEDRGSQITFSALGQTAPLEAKMAWDPTGEKKNALRDAVAARIPDLEVRSGGSTSVDITHRGIDKAYGMRKLAEVTDIPLDDMLFIGDRLDEHGNDYPVLAMGVTCQAVDGWEHTAAYLAELIPTLPRR
- a CDS encoding DUF1295 domain-containing protein gives rise to the protein MHPLLLVIVLAAVASAFCWVASLVSGDTSWVDRLWSIVPVAYVWVFAVSAVADDADAGRLILMAVLVTAGGARLTFNFARKGGYSGVEDYRWAILRGRMSPILFQVFNLLFIVLYQMTLLVLITLPAAMARTHPAPLTAADVIITVLFVGFLLGESVADQQQWDFHRAKARGTADGFLTTGLFAYSRHPNFFFEQAQWWAFYAFGATAAVASGGGVWGGVINPTIVGAILLTLLFVGSTVFTESISAEKYPAYAQYQRTTSMLVPLPRRRDGARVS